From Malaya genurostris strain Urasoe2022 chromosome 2, Malgen_1.1, whole genome shotgun sequence:
catgtgttaataacattacaccattactgagattactggtacaacattctcttggatcgattaactgtttatagaattaataagtccacccagtgaacgaccattattaggttaaaactgggggtaaataaacgatataaatcaaatcaaattaataagtttgtacgtttctcgaaaattatcatcataaaatagaatagtttcatttgttcaggtttaaatctttaagttgtttgtatctaaaattgagctttaaaGTAACtgtgaagtgtagtgaagtttagtgtatcatcatcattatcatctttatttttgtatttattatgaagaccctagaaacgtttcatttttaatgttattgtgttcggtcgtgtcttgaatacaaccctctattttttttagtaccAAGTATGCATACGAGGTAAGTGATTAAAACTCATATTTAAAAAGTCATTCAAATATATTGTTATTCTAGTATAAACGAAATATAACGTTGGAAGATTTTCTTAATCATCGTGCCTATCTGATAGACAAACGATCGCGAATCCCAAAGCATGTTATTCCGAAACATTATAGGCTTTtcattcaaccgattttcaatgAAACAAGTAAAGCCCTTCTCGTATAATGGAATTGTTTGGATTACAGTAAATCAAAAAAGCATAATAATAAAAGAATAGAACTTAACGTTAAAAATTTGTACATTAAATTAGAAGATGTAACCGTTTTAAAAAGTATACAacattaacaaacttagattttgaCGAGGATCTAGATTGGGATCTAATCGAAGAGGATATATTACCGCGTATCAGGAACAAACGAGACACGATCAACAATGACAACATTGAAAGAATGAATAATTCAATGGATTTTTCAACCATGTCTAGTGATGGGCAATAACGgtgataaaaatataaatacttTCACTAATGATGcatggtgcaggaaggagcaaATATTTTCATCCAATTTTCCCCTCGGATGACTTTGTTACAATAAAGATACTAGATTTAGAATTCGacgaatcaaatgaaaaaatgattatctaTCTTGGgaccgaaatgaaaaaaaatgatatttatTACATAGTAAAAGTGAATTTTACAGGCAATATGACTAACGAAAAAGGTTTATATTATACTCATTACAAAGATGGAAATGGGATTCATAAGTATGTGCATTGATGTAATAAATACGGTATAGTTCTATTGATTTTGTTATCATTTTAGATATTTAGCGGCCACCATATTGGAACCTAACAATGCAAGAAAGTTATACCCATGCATGGATGATCATAATTTTCGGTATGTTAGCCAAATCCCGATTTCTTCCAAACGATGAATAATGAATTATAATAGGACAAACTATAACTATAGGTCGCCATTTGAAATTAATATAGCAAGGAAAGTTCATATGAATACTGCATCTGGCATGAATTTAGAAATGTCGGAGCTAATGTATGAGTATCTATGTGTAGAAAATTGACGGTTGATAATtgaaacattattttatttcagGGAAAGAGATGAGTTTGTGGTTGATACGTATAATACTACAGGAATGATTCGAGCATCCGAGATAGGCTTCATTATCCGCTTAACAGTTTAATTTAAACCGCTTACACTTCACACTATATATGTACTACTCTATGGATATTGCACTTCGGTTTAAACCACTAAGCACGCGCAAAGTTTACTATATTTATTTAATAGCCGGTCATCACTCGCTTAAGCTCGATCCGTCAGAAATGTGTTTGATTTGTGTTACTTTGTTGTTTTCACTATAAGTAGGCTGCTACTTTTATTTCGggaacccatacaattgacatgatatgttgaatgtgatgccgtgcgatggcgttgttgaactgaagattgatttcgctccaagctgacatggTCTGCCTACAATCAATAGAACTCGACACACATTCGTTCGCTAACCATTCTCTGGTTTgttttgataaacttaacacactgtTGAAAAGCTTCTCTGCTAGAGTtgtgttcattcggtagagtaggataaATTTCCGATTTGTATTTTgtccaagtaaccaaaagttcgtgaaaaatagatttggcttaagtagCATACAAAGCATTTTGAACAGTAAGGAATATGTATCCATGCTTGAATGTTCGCCTGACACAacaaaacaaactttgaagcagttgatttCTCAGCTTACAAGCAGAGATAAAGTTTTCtccgaacttgttctgtacgtacaagttgccaaaaagtgccacacgCGTACTTCAGAGCTCTAatgaagtggatatttttctgATACAGTGGAAGCGGTTTCTTgaagagacgacgcttaaatttcaatttgttgtttatcttaccaatttgaacttTATTTGCAGAATATGAACTATGGCAGTTTgaatccattatggtaatcatcttgaagatTGATATCTTATTGCCACTTATTATTTGCGCTTAGTATAATCTAAATTATTcaaaagcaaaatgcaaggaaaatctgtTTGGTTCGTTAGTGCTTCTACAGcataatcttttcattgattcatttaaaCATGTTCTGATAAGTTAAACTCACACCCACGATGCCTAATATTAGTCATCTAACTCCATCACCATCACAACTTATtatcaactggtaaacgatatcaaaactctttttacgaagtaaattccaaataacgtaaactgttttttacgaaccaaatcccaaataacgtaaactttttttacgatctacctctttttacgaacccccgtttagagttcgtaaatggaggtttcggtgtatgagaaaggcaacaaaaaaaatataggaATACTTTCAATTACAATAAGTATAAATCTATGATGGTTAGCTCCGCAAATTTCTGAACATTGACCAaaaatagagagagagagagagagagagagaaaaccaCACGAACAAAAACtcagaaaacaagaaaaactcagttaggggttagccaaattttgtgctagggcacataaccgttttcattatttttacgtttcgtctttgactcatcagtgcagagcagctcaaattgaattgctttgtgctaaactcggcagttcaatttgaaccgctaagcagacgtaaagtttctgctatttacagaacactttttgttttgcaacgaagtgcaatgtcttttctgacgtgccgaacgaaaacgtgttttcgactatttctggccgatgcaggtatggtcatttaggggttagcgaaattttgtgctagggcacataaccgttttcattatttttacgtttcgtctttgattcatcagtgcagagcagctcaaattgaactgctttgtgctaaactcggcagttcaatttgaatcgctaagcagacgtaaagtttctgctatttacagaacactttttgttttgcaacgaagtgcaatgtcttttctgacgtgccgaacgaaaacgtgttttcgactatttctggccgatgcaggtatggtcatttaggggttagccaaattttgtgctagggcacataaccgttttcattatttttacgtttcgtctttgactcatcagtgcagaccagctcaaattgaactgctttgtgctaaactcggcagttcaatttgaaccgctaagcagacgtaaagttcctgctatttacagaacactttttgttttgcaacgaagtgcaatgtcttttctgacgtgccgaacgaaaacgtgttttcgactatttctggccgatgcaggtatggtcatttaggggttagccaaattttgtgctagggcacataaccgttttcattatttttacgtttcgtctttgactcatcagcgcagagcagctcaaattgaactgctttgtgctaaactcggcagttcaatttgaaccgctaagcagacgtaaagtttccgctatttacagaacactttttgttttgcaacgaagtgcaatgtcttttctgacgtgccgaacgaaataatgaaaacggttatgtgccctagcacaaaatttggctaacccccaaatgaccatacctgcatcggccagaaatagtcgaaaacacgttttcgttcggcacgtcagaaaagacattgcacttcgttgcaaaacaaaaagtgttctgtaaatagcagaaactttacgtctgcttagcggttcaaattgaactgccgagtttagcacaaagcagttcaatttgagctgctctgcactgatgagtcaaagacgaaacgtaaaaaaaaataaagaaaaactctCCTCGCAGCATAGCGGGAATGGTCTTGCGCTCCTCCATAAAGTAGTAGGTATAGCCGAGCGAAACAAAACGGGAACCAAAGCACCGAAAGGTTTTTGtgatgaagcaaaaaaaaaatttgatatttATCATTTCtatattaaatttattaaaaaaaaaacttataaaaccaTTAATCTTATACACTAAATTCAAAaagtagaacaaaaaaaaacaattcagtaAAACAAATCcattatatacaaaaaaaaaatagaaacaaaaaaaaattcaacaaataaaAGCTTAATCTAGTATTTACAACATAAGGGGAATAGAAAAACGAAAACAATGCTTAATACCTAAACAGCCGGTGTTTATGTTCAAGCTCAAAGAGCAAACACGGACTGGCCGCGCCATTCGAGCGGGCACTTTCTCCTGCCTCGTCTGTCTCTTCTGGTGGTGTTGGCGATTGCTCGTCGTCGAACCGGAGAAAGCGGGAGTCCTCTTCACCCGGACCCAACGTCGCCACCATCGTCGCCTCCTGCTTGGCCACGGACTCGGACTCGGCCTCAAACACAATCGGCGACGGTCGCGGTCCGCCAAAGCTGGACCCCGGCGACGGTGGGGTTTCCGGTATATCGATAACCGAACCAGTACTACTAACCCCACTACCACCACCACCCCAGGGGCCGGGGGGAACGGGGGAGACCGCGCCAGTGGTCCCGAACCAGCGGTCAACTCGTTCCCGCCCGGCCATTACTGGTTCGGCCATCACCGACGGCgttcgttgttgttgttcttcTTCTGCTGCtttggctgctgctgctgtttcgGCTGCTGTTTCGGCTGCTGCTGGTTCGGCTGCTGGTTCGGCTGCTGCtttggctgctgctgctgtttcgGCTGTTGTTTCGGCTGCTGCTTCGGCTGCTGCTGGTTCGGCTGCTGGTTCGGCTGCTGCtttggctgctgctgctgtttcgGCTGCTGCTGGTTCGGCTGCTGCTTCGGCTGCTGCTTCGGCTGCTGCTTTGGCTGCTTCGTTGGCAccagcatcagcagcagcaggacGGCGACATCGCCTTTTTTTGGTGGCTGGTGGACCGTGCTCATCATCATCCTGCTGAACGACTCCACCACCAGTAGTAttatgatgacgacgacgacgacgactactACTACGACGACGACTACGACTATGACGACGACCAACTAAATCAGTTTCTTCATCATCATGATCAGCATGAGCAGCATCAGCAGGAGGATTGGGGGGTAATGGTCGTTGCCCGCAATTCGGCCAGCCCAGCGTACTACCCGATAGCGAGGGTTGACCAGGTGAACAACTATGGTCACCACTACGACGGCGGTCTTCGTCGTTGTtcttggtggtggtggtgttgttgttgttgttgttgttgttgttgttgttgttggtggtgGTTCCGGAACCTACCACCAAATGGCAACTAGTACCGTCGTCTTCGCCGGAATCTGTGGATCTGTGGAATGAGGAtagcaaaaaatcaaaacaaagcaaagcagaaaaaaaaaccaaaacaaaaatgaaggttggaaacaaaaaaataaaatatgtatataaaaacacaaaaaaaaaaaaaaaaaaaacaacaacttaCATCACGACCACGCCCACCTCGGAGAGGGCTGCTGGTCgtactgttgttgttgttggtggtggtggtaaTACTGtgctttgttgttgttgctgaccaccaccaccaccaccactcgTCGACTCGGACGACTCCGGCGACTCGGACGACTCGGACGACTCGGACGGCTCGGACGGCTCGGACGAGGACGAGACGGATGTCCTCCGACCTCCGCCGAGTCTGGTGGCTCCTCTAGTGGTTGTTGTTGCCGGAGGGACCGGGAGACTGGCCACGAACCGACGAGCATCCCGGTAAGTGCAACCGCGGATCAAAATCAAATCTCGCGTTTCCATCTCGTACCGCCGTACCGGACAGCCCGCGTCATTGGCCCGGTGGGGCTGGTGACAGTTGCGGCAGCGTATGGTACACCACCCCACCAGCCCGGTACCGAGCCAATCATGAgccgcatcatcatcatcacgacgactacgacgacgacgacgacgacgacgacgctcGACATCAGTATCATCATCGTCGTCAGTatgctcctcctcctcctcctcttcCTCCTTATCGCCGCTGCCACCATCACCGCGAATCGGGGGCCACCTTCGCTGGCCGCAACGGGAGCAACACTCCCGGGGGCAGACCAGGCCCCGATGGCCGAACCGCCAGCAGGTGCTACACTGGACCGGGACCACCGACCCGGCCGGGCGATACGGCCCCACCAGCGGGGCTATCATCAGCGGGAcaccaccaacaccaacaccaccaccaccatttgTTGATAGAAtggtcgtcatcatcatcatcatgcagcagcagcagcagcaacatccAGCAGAACAGAAGGAATGCGgaaaaatatgtaatttttaCCGACAGTGCTGCCGCATTAGAAAGTATTCAGGCTCCGTCTGCATCCATCAGGCATCCCTTGGTGGAAGAAATTCACCGATTATTACGACTATTACAACAACAGCCATACACGGGCTGCGGAACAGCAGTGACGACGGAGGGACATGGCGGCGGCAGCGGCAATAGGCATATAATATTTTGCTGGGTTCCGGCGCACGCTCAAATAGGAGGCAATGTCCGGGAAGATAAACTGGCCAAAAAAGCCCGCTCAGAGGGACTGGAACTCGGGGAGAGCAAAATACCCGGTGACGATGCAATCGACTACTGTCGCAAAGTTCTACGAAATGGCTGGCAACAGGAGTGGACTGGCGCAGTCCAGATAATACGACAACAAGCGACCGAAAAAGACGAACAAATCGAACCATTGGGCAACCAAATGGCGCGAATCAAGCGCAGCACTAAAACATGGCCGGACAGAGCATTGCCATGTTGGTCTCTTTCTTCCCCCGTTCTGCCGCCCTCTGCCCACCAATAATCTCTAGAGCCCTCTCTCTATCTCTGGAGAGAATAGTAATATTTCCGACAAACGCATTTCCTCGGCCCTCGGAAGCACTtcccaaaaataaaataaataaataaatacgaaaaaaaaaagaatacgaaTAGAATGGTACAATACTCGAAAAATTTCACTCAGAAAACGTAGAATTCTTGTTGTTCTACGATGTCCAAAAACAACGCGCGAAACACCAATTTGTCtgtgaaaatgtttttcaatttctaacgatattaataatataaaatcattaaatttttcacgaaaatgtTTACACATTTTCTGGGAACTATGCCTCTGTGTGTGTGCCTAGGAAATGGACATTATATGAAATAATGTACACAagcacaaataaaataaaataaaataaaataaaataatattaataataaatacACACAGCTGAACAACGTTTACTGACCCGGCTCCGGATAGGACACACAGGTCTCACCCATGGATCTGGATTGGTAGCAACTGGTAGCCGCCagacaacaacaacatcaacaacaacaacaggatCTGACAACGAAGATGATGATAATACACGACATTGGAAATGTGATTTCTGCAGATTATCAATTCCTCTGCAGAATACCGTCCAACATCTGCTACTTCGCTGTACAACACTTTCTACGGTCAGACAACGTTGTCAACTAGACGAAACATCAACCCTGGAAGCAATTCTACGACCGGACAGAACAGCAGAGAATAAGGTTCTTGCCTTCCTTCGGCTCACGGGACTTGATCTAGGACGAATCTAGGACGGAGAGAGAAAAACGAGAAAGATGGTGGTCTGTCTCACATTTTCTGATCATTTGATGCTAGCTAAATATAAGCTGTTCTCGATGTTCGGaaataaattgtttgtttgCTCTATATATTACTGCTATATGACATTGACATTGTTCGACACATCAGAGTGTGTTGAAACGTGTGTTGTGAAGCGGAGATCAATTGATATCTAATCTTCACAAACAGTGTTCATATGATAGACACATTTTGTTTTGGCTAGGGCAGAAAACATGAAGATAAACCTGATCATCCGTCATCGAAAAAGAAggagattttcaataattatagTCGTTTGAAGCGGAGaaataatttataattaaaactcgcgaaaataataattaataatttcaaaagtaatataaaaataaagttGTTGGTAATGTTGGTTTCGGAGGCGGGATGGGGTAATGACAATgatttcaaaaacaaacaacaGTTTTTGTAGTGTCTAGCCAAAACAAACCCGAAATCAAATGTACtactaccaaatacaaattataatacggagtacttcgacaaattttcaaggacacattttgcatcgtgcggtacactgtcatgatacactgtcagagtgacaatgtactttaacgagttttctataaaactagcaacactgaagggtaagaacaagttcaccatagttactgtttattgtagagaaaaataaacttgaactatgttgttgtgtatgagatatggttattccatatcggattttgttttttgtcctccttggcttttcagaaattttgctccttggcttttcggaaattgctcggtattatatgttagaatgtctcggaactgttcaccgaatcgttatggtagccatccgttcttcacattgcaaatcactcccgtcagaggagtaggaatttttccaacatctgctaaatgcggggaacctttacgtcataatactaatagaaaataattcaattaataagtttatccatcatgaaagaaaaactgttgtgtctgccaccgttcgggctataatcaatttgtctgggtcacgcatatatgagtgactattgggaaaacgcatacacagcttgcatttgtttctcttttaacttttattttatcgtgtagagcgctaatcgctgtttccgtggtacgtatacgaatcgtacccatgttccacaccaaggcccgtctatgaaataaagtcccatcacggccaaaaaatatcgcaattcttcattcatcgattagctggagtgtatctttgaatttgttgcaatacaacaacggaaaacataaacaaacaaacttgttttgcgccgtagcaactagcataaagcgttgccagaaacgatctcctttcacattttcaaactatcgcaacgaaagggagtaatttgctaggcttacttgttcaggctgtgaaccaaacattggcgattcgtttgtatgggacttaggggtattattatttgtatttgctactactactactagcctagaagtcgtttttcgtttgtttgtttgtaatgTTTGTTGGCTAGGGGAAAGCGGTGGGACCATCATTATCATTACCATCATCACCCACATaacatgaagaagaaaaaaaaggcgggtgggtaatgtcggagtcataactggatgtcgtaaatacgaaaacaactgacatgttccttaacatttccgaatatcaattagttgatcaattgagtGAACTATGCAAGCACTCCCctttttcacacagcgaaaagtgcaaaaatcaaatcaaacagttctagatttgcactaaacgaaGTATATCTCCCTtcaatttgcgagcaagaaatcctaatagttctttagaaaacttttagagccattagaacagctgattttttgtaatgctctccaccgttgctttttcgccaatgcaaatgactgacagctgtgacgtaatcgctcttttcggaagcgaaactagctttgcaaacgacacaaaatacatctgttcgcagtggcgatagaatccaaactgatccaatttttgttgagaggtttgttattacctgatttcgtttgtagctttttcactaatgggcggtcctaacggctataaaaatagcagcatatagaattttaattttgataatttcatttcggatttgcatttcattaaaagaaactatccggatgctgtacgggattaattcctGCTTTTCAGAagtaccaaattgtggaactcactacgatattaagcactgttcagaacatttttctcgaacgatttgttgtacagccgcagatatttcgttctcttcctcagaacgcgttctgattggctggtgttgacatgggtcaaatgagacaggtttttcaatagtgtactattaaaatacttcaatgcttttgctatacacgttcaagttgaaaaatttcgattctattagtagttagattatataaatcctttcacagatcactgagctatgagctttcaaaagacGAGCAAgggaaacgcgccttatgaattatcctctttgatactcgtttataccaaacatttcagaaaggtttaattttgaattatttgagattatgtcacacaactgaatattttatcataaaattgtgatcatatttccgatggcatgtagcaaaaattatgttgattcgttagatacaacaagagatattcacgatcaaaaacttatcactctctcagagggtaaattttg
This genomic window contains:
- the LOC131432842 gene encoding uncharacterized protein LOC131432842; translation: MTNEKGLYYTHYKDGNGIHKYLAATILEPNNARKLYPCMDDHNFRSPFEINIARKVHMNTASGMNLEMSELMERDEFVVDTYNTTGMIRASEIGFIIRLTV